Below is a genomic region from Virgibacillus dokdonensis.
ACTGATCGTAATTACCTTCCATTCGGCTAAAGAAGCTGGAATTATTAAGTGGAATATAAAAATCTAATGTAATTCTTAAAGACTTTTCTCTGATATGCTACAGCTATTTAATTAATAAAAAAATGGGAAGTTACCAGAACTTCCCATTTTTTTATGTTCCTAAGATAGCTTTAATTAAACTCGTTGTTTCCCCACCATCATATAAAATGTACAATAATAAATATACTGCCACTCCTGTAATAGCTGTAAAAAACCAAATAACACTAGTAATTGGTCCAATTTTTCTATGTACACGAATATTGCGCTTAAATGCTAATATTAGGGTTACTATACCAAAAACAGCACCTGTAGTTGCCAAAGTAATGTGAAATATCAAGAAAATTGTATAATATATTTCTAAACCTTGTGGCCCTCCAAAACTCGTATTCCCGATAAATATTGTTCTGGAC
It encodes:
- a CDS encoding DUF420 domain-containing protein; translation: MPILPTISTFFIVISAIFVAIGWRFIVKGEAVKHKKAMITAAVSAIIFFIIYMSRTIFIGNTSFGGPQGLEIYYTIFLIFHITLATTGAVFGIVTLILAFKRNIRVHRKIGPITSVIWFFTAITGVAVYLLLYILYDGGETTSLIKAILGT